One window of the Streptomyces sp. ITFR-21 genome contains the following:
- a CDS encoding PEP/pyruvate-binding domain-containing protein: protein MELLLRGPESNDPTQVGHKFARQYEMRRAGLPVPSFFCLSAAAFEACVPSAAGFPGPAAPTAELAAWAVSVREQVRAGGVPGDLAARVRAELAGQEGLFAVRACVAAAPDGAGEDSADDPFAGLSDSFLYVDRDTVAARIADCWASAYNPEAVLYRVRRGVDPTAVRVAVGVQHMVPGVRSFVVFTRDPRTGADRRVIAAAHGIGEGVVQEKADIDHFFVDGPTGAIEVRPVVKSVMIGLDQDRPTAGPTTLPVPAGLADAPVLTDADVLRVCALAAETERLFGGPQDVEGTITDGGEVFLVQARPVVAVDTRTGPPPRARRPSGAAVPTGAPWSADAQEMGAQAGARSAGAQAAGTQAAGARPTGPRIPWTNHNLTESFPGLTSPLTYSQARVFYRMGFTDFYRRLGVSPRSLRRNQHHLSRMIGYLDGRVYYRLDAWFTLHAQIPGFALMRPMWERSLGLTERAGPPRPAASRTWPGVLAATPRLAWTCAAHPWRLRRFLRWWDGLMADSAAFGDRTDDELVARYRSLWAQAAQRWGVTMVSSYFALGALTLADALLKRWVPDGAALLPRLLAGGKPNRTLASVRSAIALAERVGARPALRTAVLERPEREVWAEITAGRHGADVAEEFGRHLATYGDRALHDLKLEVLTPRQEPWRILTTLRPFVIQGLTVEANVAAGAGARRQAGQALREACPNPLRRVVLGTLLASLRAGVKAREDTRFCRSQLYGVSRDVLWRLADRLVTAGVLDGAADIVHLQVEEVLGAFDGTLPETDLRAVVSRRKAESAGYADRPDLPAYFTLPAGVPVAVALAEQHVTTTDGELAQDGVLRGLASSSGKVRARALVVEDASVSPQSCVDRVLVAKETDPGWLALMMAAKGMVVERGSLVSHTAISGRLLGIPTVVAVPHAMTLIPDGSWVELDGDAGTVRLLSGPGPEDSADGSPDEPAAGSPGGTDAGPPRTAAVDLPVGSTGSPLGGSLGGSLHASEDT, encoded by the coding sequence ATGGAACTCCTGCTGCGAGGACCTGAGTCGAACGACCCGACGCAGGTCGGCCACAAGTTCGCCCGGCAGTACGAGATGCGCCGCGCCGGACTGCCGGTGCCCTCGTTCTTCTGCCTGTCCGCGGCGGCCTTCGAAGCCTGCGTGCCGTCCGCCGCCGGCTTCCCCGGACCGGCCGCGCCCACCGCGGAACTGGCCGCCTGGGCCGTCTCGGTCCGCGAGCAGGTCCGCGCCGGCGGGGTGCCGGGAGACCTGGCCGCCCGGGTCCGCGCCGAACTGGCCGGTCAGGAGGGCCTGTTCGCGGTCCGGGCCTGTGTGGCGGCGGCGCCGGACGGCGCGGGCGAGGACAGCGCCGACGACCCGTTCGCCGGTCTGTCGGACAGCTTCCTGTACGTGGACCGCGACACCGTGGCGGCCCGGATCGCGGACTGCTGGGCGTCCGCGTACAACCCCGAGGCGGTGCTGTACCGGGTCCGCAGGGGCGTGGACCCCACGGCGGTACGGGTCGCCGTCGGCGTGCAGCACATGGTGCCGGGCGTCCGGTCGTTCGTGGTGTTCACCCGCGACCCGCGCACCGGCGCCGACCGGCGGGTGATCGCCGCCGCGCACGGCATCGGCGAAGGCGTCGTGCAGGAGAAGGCGGACATCGACCACTTCTTCGTGGACGGCCCGACCGGCGCGATCGAGGTCCGGCCGGTCGTCAAGTCCGTGATGATCGGCCTGGACCAGGACCGGCCCACCGCCGGTCCCACCACGCTCCCGGTGCCCGCCGGACTCGCGGACGCGCCGGTGCTGACCGACGCCGACGTGCTGCGGGTCTGCGCCCTCGCCGCCGAGACCGAGCGACTCTTCGGCGGGCCGCAGGACGTCGAGGGCACCATCACGGACGGCGGCGAGGTCTTCCTGGTGCAGGCCAGGCCCGTCGTGGCGGTGGACACCCGGACCGGGCCACCACCGCGGGCCCGGCGGCCGTCCGGGGCGGCCGTGCCGACCGGCGCCCCGTGGTCGGCGGACGCGCAGGAGATGGGCGCGCAGGCGGGTGCCCGGTCGGCGGGCGCGCAGGCGGCCGGGACGCAGGCGGCGGGCGCGCGGCCGACCGGTCCGCGGATCCCGTGGACCAACCACAACCTCACCGAGAGTTTCCCGGGCCTGACCAGCCCGTTGACGTATTCCCAGGCGCGCGTCTTCTACCGGATGGGCTTCACCGACTTCTACCGGCGGCTCGGCGTGAGCCCCCGCTCGCTGCGCCGCAACCAGCACCATCTCAGCCGGATGATCGGTTACTTGGACGGCCGGGTGTACTACCGTCTGGACGCCTGGTTCACCCTGCACGCGCAGATCCCCGGCTTCGCCCTGATGCGGCCGATGTGGGAACGCTCGCTCGGACTGACCGAACGCGCCGGCCCGCCGCGGCCGGCGGCGTCCAGGACATGGCCGGGCGTGCTGGCGGCGACGCCGCGGCTCGCCTGGACGTGTGCGGCCCACCCCTGGCGGCTGCGCCGGTTCCTGCGCTGGTGGGACGGCCTGATGGCCGACTCCGCCGCGTTCGGCGACCGTACGGACGACGAACTCGTCGCCCGCTACCGGTCCCTGTGGGCACAGGCGGCGCAGCGGTGGGGCGTCACCATGGTGTCGAGCTACTTCGCGCTCGGCGCCCTGACCCTCGCCGACGCCCTGCTCAAGCGCTGGGTCCCGGACGGCGCCGCACTGCTGCCCCGGCTGCTGGCCGGCGGGAAGCCGAACCGCACGCTGGCGTCCGTCCGTTCGGCCATCGCGCTGGCCGAACGCGTCGGTGCGCGGCCCGCGTTGCGGACCGCCGTACTGGAGCGGCCCGAGCGCGAGGTCTGGGCGGAGATCACCGCGGGCCGCCACGGCGCCGACGTGGCCGAGGAGTTCGGCCGGCACCTGGCCACGTACGGCGACCGCGCGCTGCACGACCTGAAGCTGGAGGTGCTCACCCCGCGCCAGGAGCCCTGGCGGATCCTGACCACCCTGCGGCCGTTCGTCATCCAGGGGCTGACCGTCGAGGCGAACGTCGCCGCCGGGGCGGGCGCGCGCCGGCAGGCCGGGCAGGCGCTGCGGGAAGCATGCCCCAACCCGCTGCGGCGGGTGGTGCTGGGCACCTTGCTGGCGTCGCTGCGGGCCGGCGTCAAGGCCCGGGAGGACACCCGGTTCTGCCGCAGCCAGTTGTACGGCGTCTCCCGGGACGTGCTGTGGCGGCTGGCCGACCGGCTGGTCACGGCCGGGGTGCTGGACGGGGCCGCCGACATCGTGCACCTGCAAGTGGAAGAGGTGCTGGGCGCGTTCGACGGCACACTGCCCGAGACCGACCTGCGGGCGGTGGTGTCGCGGCGCAAGGCCGAGTCGGCGGGGTACGCCGATCGCCCGGACCTGCCCGCGTACTTCACCCTGCCGGCCGGCGTGCCGGTCGCGGTCGCGCTGGCCGAACAACATGTCACCACCACGGACGGCGAGTTGGCGCAGGACGGGGTGCTGCGCGGCCTGGCGTCCAGCAGCGGGAAGGTGCGGGCCCGAGCGCTGGTGGTCGAGGACGCCTCGGTGTCGCCGCAGTCGTGCGTGGACCGGGTGCTCGTCGCCAAGGAGACCGACCCGGGCTGGCTGGCACTGATGATGGCCGCGAAGGGCATGGTCGTCGAGCGCGGCAGCCTCGTCTCGCACACCGCGATCAGCGGCCGGCTGCTGGGCATTCCGACCGTGGTCGCGGTGCCCCACGCCATGACCCTGATCCCGGACGGCAGTTGGGTGGAGCTGGACGGCGACGCCGGAACGGTCCGCCTGCTGTCCGGCCCCGGCCCGGAGGACTCGGCCGACGGCTCGCCCGACGAACCGGCGGCGGGATCACCCGGCGGCACGGACGCCGGACCGCCCCGAACCGCGGCCGTCGACCTGCCCGTCGGCTCGACCGGCAGTCCGCTCGGCGGTTCGCTCGGCGGATCACTTCACGCTTCGGAGGACACGTAG
- a CDS encoding ketoacyl-ACP synthase III family protein codes for MRVDNLYIAGLGSYVPEPFPAERAVAMGLYDEAEWRGSGWTGAAVAGNISAPEMAVAAGRRALARSGHPATDIALVLHASLHEQGPEMWTPHQYVLRHVLGTEVPALEVSQGCNAALGAMELAHGYLGCDPGRVAALVTAGENFGTPRLDRWRYQAGANTNRGSIVGDAGSAVVVSTRAGFARVRAMNSASLPDLEEMNRPAGPLFPPMTTREGPIDMVGRLLGYARRDPAGAAAAKKSVADARVELGLRTIAEAGITPAEITRATHVLSGGEEYIRSVLAPMGIDPGRGMLAFGRALGHMTTSDHLAALTHLVETRQVGVGDHVLMIGNSVGVSLFAAVVEITELPSWATGSPQPYEERV; via the coding sequence ATGCGGGTGGACAACCTGTACATCGCCGGGCTGGGGAGTTACGTGCCCGAGCCGTTCCCGGCGGAACGCGCCGTCGCCATGGGCCTGTACGACGAGGCCGAGTGGCGGGGCAGCGGCTGGACCGGTGCGGCCGTCGCCGGGAACATCTCGGCACCGGAGATGGCGGTGGCCGCCGGCCGCCGGGCGCTGGCCCGCTCCGGCCACCCGGCGACCGACATCGCCCTGGTACTGCACGCCTCGCTGCACGAACAGGGCCCGGAGATGTGGACCCCCCACCAGTACGTGCTGCGGCACGTACTCGGCACCGAGGTACCGGCGTTGGAGGTCAGTCAGGGCTGCAACGCCGCCCTCGGCGCGATGGAACTCGCCCACGGCTACCTCGGCTGCGACCCCGGCCGGGTCGCCGCGCTGGTGACCGCGGGCGAGAACTTCGGTACGCCGCGGCTGGACCGCTGGCGCTACCAGGCGGGCGCGAACACCAACCGGGGCTCGATCGTGGGTGACGCGGGCAGCGCGGTCGTGGTGTCCACCCGGGCCGGCTTCGCCCGGGTCAGGGCGATGAACTCGGCCTCCCTGCCGGACCTTGAGGAGATGAACCGCCCGGCGGGCCCGCTGTTCCCGCCGATGACCACCCGCGAGGGGCCGATCGACATGGTCGGCCGGCTCCTCGGCTACGCCCGCCGGGACCCCGCGGGCGCGGCGGCGGCGAAGAAGTCCGTCGCGGACGCGCGGGTCGAACTCGGCCTGCGCACCATCGCCGAGGCCGGCATCACCCCGGCCGAGATCACCCGGGCCACCCACGTGCTGTCCGGCGGCGAGGAGTACATCCGCAGCGTGCTGGCGCCCATGGGCATCGACCCGGGCAGGGGGATGCTCGCGTTCGGCCGCGCCCTGGGCCACATGACCACCAGCGACCACCTGGCCGCCCTCACCCACCTGGTCGAGACCCGCCAGGTCGGCGTCGGCGACCACGTCCTGATGATCGGCAACAGCGTCGGGGTCTCCCTCTTCGCCGCGGTCGTCGAGATCACCGAACTGCCGTCCTGGGCCACCGGAAGCCCGCAACCGTACGAGGAGCGCGTATGA
- a CDS encoding nuclear transport factor 2 family protein: MNIQEPQAAEPVGGEAGARNPGASEPGHRAPDERESDERESDQRESVVQRWTAALEARWRDRDPERIAALFTEQAVYHQGPFGASVVGREAIAEHWRKTLSRQRDPLIWFGAPIVSGRRASVEWWCVLHDPVTGTPRNAAGALALRFTDDGLCTHFHEYFHAAQDSALTPAEGWWG; this comes from the coding sequence ATGAACATCCAGGAGCCGCAGGCCGCCGAACCGGTCGGCGGGGAAGCGGGTGCTCGGAACCCGGGCGCCTCGGAACCGGGCCACCGGGCGCCGGACGAGCGGGAGTCGGACGAGCGGGAGTCGGACCAGCGGGAGTCGGTCGTCCAGAGGTGGACCGCGGCACTCGAGGCGCGGTGGCGGGACCGCGACCCGGAGCGGATCGCCGCGCTGTTCACCGAGCAGGCCGTGTACCACCAGGGCCCGTTCGGCGCCTCCGTCGTCGGGCGGGAGGCGATCGCGGAGCACTGGCGGAAGACGCTGTCGCGGCAGCGGGACCCGCTGATCTGGTTCGGCGCCCCGATCGTCTCCGGCCGCCGGGCGTCCGTGGAGTGGTGGTGCGTCCTGCACGACCCGGTCACCGGTACGCCCCGCAACGCCGCCGGCGCGCTGGCGCTGCGCTTCACCGACGACGGGCTGTGCACGCACTTCCACGAGTACTTCCACGCGGCGCAGGACAGCGCGCTCACGCCCGCCGAGGGGTGGTGGGGATGA
- a CDS encoding cytochrome P450 has translation MTDALTRRQVPTAAGTPTGLPAGTTGTDRSDNADRSDNAGEPDDAAAADAAADAGLAAGIAANRPSPAAGRPHFPFPDRPGVSLDAEYLARFRAAPLVPVRLAGERDALLVTGYADVRTVLADPRFSREAWANGTLFARKSTALALAVSDAPTHTRRRSAVQARFTHRRAEEDRPRIAAIAEELLDRIVAAGRTVDLIAEFTTPFPYRVICDMLGVPVADLDRLLPSVTVMMSFGGRFPADEVAAAHKVMYDYFFAQVALRRQAVAAGTPGPDLLTSLLTAPQESRLSDEEIVVFGFGLLMAGGETTASHLAMCVLQVLRTPGLADRLRRDPSAIPAAVEELLRWVWFAGTGGQPHVTLDEVELAGTVLGPNQVVIPLTDAANRDGQVFADADAFSPDRTPNPHLGFGHGRHMCLGAAHARVELQEGLAAVLRRLDDLELAVGEGETPGAPGRQEDPVPGTNPVTGAPAAASWASAPGTPAPGTPVPGAPDPAPRPGGPAGRLDWRDRMFMRGVWRLPVRWRAPGAAK, from the coding sequence ATGACCGATGCCCTGACACGGCGTCAGGTCCCCACGGCCGCCGGAACACCGACCGGCCTGCCCGCCGGGACGACCGGAACCGACAGGTCCGACAACGCCGACAGGTCCGACAACGCCGGCGAGCCCGACGACGCGGCGGCGGCCGACGCGGCGGCCGACGCGGGGCTCGCCGCGGGGATCGCCGCCAACCGGCCGTCGCCCGCCGCCGGTCGCCCGCACTTCCCGTTCCCCGACCGGCCCGGTGTCAGCCTGGACGCGGAGTACCTGGCGCGGTTCCGGGCCGCGCCGCTGGTCCCGGTACGACTGGCCGGCGAGCGGGACGCGCTGCTGGTCACCGGTTACGCCGACGTCAGGACCGTGCTGGCGGATCCGCGTTTCAGCCGGGAGGCATGGGCCAACGGCACGCTGTTCGCCCGCAAGTCGACCGCCCTCGCGCTGGCCGTCAGCGACGCGCCCACCCACACCCGGCGCCGTAGCGCGGTCCAGGCCCGGTTCACCCACCGCCGGGCGGAGGAGGACCGGCCGCGCATCGCCGCGATCGCCGAGGAGCTGCTGGACCGGATCGTGGCCGCCGGCCGAACCGTCGACCTGATCGCCGAGTTCACCACGCCGTTCCCGTACCGGGTGATCTGCGACATGCTCGGGGTGCCGGTCGCCGATCTCGACCGGCTGCTGCCGTCGGTGACCGTCATGATGTCCTTCGGCGGCAGGTTCCCCGCCGACGAGGTCGCCGCCGCGCACAAGGTCATGTACGACTACTTCTTCGCGCAGGTGGCGCTGCGGCGACAGGCGGTCGCGGCGGGCACGCCCGGCCCGGATCTGCTGACCTCGCTGCTGACCGCGCCGCAGGAGAGCCGGCTCAGCGACGAGGAGATCGTGGTCTTCGGCTTCGGCCTGCTGATGGCCGGCGGCGAGACCACCGCCTCCCACCTGGCGATGTGCGTACTGCAGGTGCTGCGGACACCGGGACTCGCCGACAGGCTGCGCCGCGATCCCTCGGCGATCCCGGCCGCCGTCGAGGAGCTGCTGCGCTGGGTGTGGTTCGCCGGCACCGGCGGCCAGCCGCATGTCACTCTGGACGAGGTGGAGTTGGCGGGTACGGTACTCGGCCCCAACCAGGTCGTCATCCCGCTCACCGACGCGGCGAACCGGGACGGGCAGGTGTTCGCCGACGCCGACGCGTTCAGCCCCGACCGAACCCCCAACCCGCATCTCGGCTTCGGCCACGGCCGGCACATGTGCCTGGGCGCCGCCCACGCCCGGGTGGAACTGCAGGAGGGTCTGGCCGCGGTCCTGCGCCGTCTGGACGACCTCGAACTGGCCGTCGGGGAAGGGGAGACGCCCGGCGCGCCCGGCCGTCAGGAGGATCCGGTCCCCGGGACCAACCCGGTCACCGGAGCTCCCGCCGCCGCGAGCTGGGCGTCCGCCCCCGGGACCCCTGCTCCCGGGACCCCCGTTCCCGGGGCGCCCGACCCCGCCCCACGGCCCGGCGGGCCGGCGGGCCGACTTGACTGGCGCGACCGGATGTTCATGCGCGGCGTGTGGCGGCTGCCGGTACGGTGGCGAGCCCCCGGAGCCGCCAAGTGA
- a CDS encoding CsbD family protein, with the protein MGDDGAMDKIKGKAKEMTGKATGNRSKTTEGKNDQLKGDAKNAMGDMRDKADDAMESIKRDDDHH; encoded by the coding sequence ATGGGCGACGACGGTGCGATGGACAAGATCAAGGGCAAGGCGAAGGAAATGACCGGCAAGGCGACCGGCAACCGGAGCAAGACGACGGAGGGGAAGAACGACCAGCTCAAGGGCGACGCCAAGAACGCCATGGGCGACATGCGCGACAAGGCGGACGACGCGATGGAGTCGATCAAGCGCGACGACGACCACCACTGA